The genome window CAGGCAGCGACAGCCTCTGCTGCGGGGGCCTCGGCCACTGGCGCCTCACCAGAGCTCTCTGTGGGGGCTTCTTCTGCAGGCTCTGCGGCAGCCTCTGGAGCCGCTTCTACCGGAGCCTCGGCGGCGACCTCGGCCACTGCCTCCACGACTGCTTCCACTGTGGCCTCGGCAGAGACCTCGGCCACTGCCTCCACGACTGCTTCCGCTGCGGCCTCGGCTGCTGGTGCCTCCTCAGGTGCAGCTTCAGCCACGGCCACCTCTTCTGCTGCCGCGGGAGCCTCGGCGGCTGGGGCATCCTCGGCAGGTGCCGCTTCAGCGGCAGGCTCCGGTGCCACTTCTGCCTCAGCCGCAGGCGCTTCTTCGGGTGCGGCTTCAGCGGCAGGCTCTGTGGCTGCCGGCTCCTCCGCCGCGGGTTCGGCAGCGGCTGGTGCCTCTTCCATAGGTGCACTTTCTTCTGGAGCAGCAGGGGCTGCTACCTCCTCTACGACTGGAGCGGCTGCTTCTACTGGGGCTGCCTCTTCAGCAGCGGCTACCACTCCTACATGGGGCGAGACAAGAGGGGTAAAGGACAGTGATAGAGAAGATTAAAAGTGTTAACGGTTCTAAAGAAACTGAACAgagcaaagaaaaagaagaggatGACTGACAGCAGAAATTGAAAGGTACGAGTGGTGGCGGCTTGCTAAAGCTCATCCTTACGCCGCACAGCTTGGATAGATTAGTTCTGACATGGCAGGAGATGACTGCCAGCCACATGCCATCTTTAAACAACAGTTATTGGACTTCAGGCACACAGTTGAAAGTGCTTATAAATGAATTACAACATTCACAATGAATTTGGCAtatagaaagaaaagaaaccCCTTCAAGTACACCATTTCAGTCAGTCAAGATATAAATATTGGCAGTATTCCAATTACCATCAGCCAAGGCTGCTTGTTGTAAACCTGGATTATCCCAATCCCAAAATGGCAGACGATAAAGACAACACAGAGTGCAAACATAGCCACATGCAAGTTCACGTGGGGGAAAAGGACAGGTCTCGGATTGCTCTCGGAAGGGAGATGCATGCCGAGAAGAAAGATACAGGTTACTAGTTCTGGGAAAGCTGTGCCTACAGAGCTATTGCTCAATATAGCTCACAAGTCTGATTTAGACAAATAAAGCCTGAGGGAAATATGTGCTTTGAACGATCTACAAAGTCTTGAGCCAAAGTGGCTGAATGCTTTGCTAACAGGTCGAAATTAAAGTCTTAACCTCTTCAAAATGAAGAAATTTCCCCTTATTTATCGCAAATTAGTTTCAATTTAGTTAGTTTAGGAGATTTATTCTTTACAGGTATATAACAAAATTGTACTATGGAACCAACCAGTGACAAAAGTTAAGTTGGTTCAGCAAGATAAAACTGTAGACAGGGAACACTTAATCAGAAAGTTCCAAAGTCAACGGTTTGAAGAGAATGAACtgcacccccaaccccccccccccccccccccacacacaccccaccacatCCCACATTCTGTCTGCAAAAACATGCTTGCATCAGGTTAAACTATTTGTGGGTTAACAGTAATAGGAAAGCACTAGCTGTTAGTGATAAACCACACATATTCTCAGCACAGCAAGTGAGTTTGTAATTATTCATACAATATTTGTAACCAGTTAGGAAACAAGTCATGCCAGATGTAAACAGCATTACAGTTTAGAAGCTTAATGCTAACAATTAATTAGGAGACAGAAATAGGAGAAGACAGACATGCTGACATAAGCTTAAGATACTCACCAACTTCCTCAGCTGAGAAAAGAGATACAAAAACATGGTcatgttaaaaaatatttatatcCAGTCTTTATCAAACAACCACAAACATGTAGACAACACAGTCTTAAACACGGATGCGTTTGATCACGTTCAGTGTGACTAAACCGGTATCTCTGC of Alosa sapidissima isolate fAloSap1 chromosome 1, fAloSap1.pri, whole genome shotgun sequence contains these proteins:
- the LOC121720778 gene encoding fibrous sheath CABYR-binding protein-like isoform X3, with protein sequence MLFCRAAWQRLGPLARKTIPPLSRNAVPARTMSAASGGSGMNKALVVVGGGSLTAAIIYAYKTVNSDSARYSDRIAEIEARPKTEEVGVVAAAEEAAPVEAAAPVVEEVAAPAAPEESAPMEEAPAAAEPAAEEPAATEPAAEAAPEEAPAAEAEVAPEPAAEAAPAEDAPAAEAPAAAEEVAVAEAAPEEAPAAEAAAEAVVEAVAEVSAEVAAEAPVEAAPEAAAEPAEEAPTESSGEAPVAEAPAAEAVAA
- the LOC121720778 gene encoding cytochrome c1-like isoform X1 yields the protein MLFCRAAWQRLGPLARKTIPPLSRNAVPARTMSAASGGSGMNKALVVVGGGSLTAAIIYAYKTVNSDSARYSDRIAEIEARPKTEEVGVVAAAEEAAPVEAAAPVVEEVAAPAAPEESAPMEEAPAAAEPAAEEPAATEPAAEAAPEEAPAAEAEVAPEPAAEAAPAEDAPAAEAPAAAEEVAVAEAAPEEAPAAEAAAEAVVEAVAEVSAEATVEAVVEAVAEVAAEAPVEAAPEAAAEPAEEAPTESSGEAPVAEAPAAEAVAA
- the LOC121720778 gene encoding cytochrome c1-like isoform X4, producing the protein MLFCRAAWQRLGPLARKTIPPLSRNAVPARTMSAASGGSGMNKALVVVGGGSLTAAIIYAYKTVNSDSARYSDRIAEIEARPKTEEVGVVAAAEEAAPVEAAAPVVEEVAAPAAPEESAPMEEAEPAAEAAPEEAPAAEAEVAPEPAAEAAPAEDAPAAEAPAAAEEVAVAEAAPEEAPAAEAAAEAVVEAVAEVSAEATVEAVVEAVAEVAAEAPVEAAPEAAAEPAEEAPTESSGEAPVAEAPAAEAVAA
- the LOC121720778 gene encoding fibrous sheath CABYR-binding protein-like isoform X2 codes for the protein MLFCRAAWQRLGPLARKTIPPLSRNAVPARTMSAASGGSGMNKALVVVGGGSLTAAIIYAYKTVNSDSARYSDRIAEIEARPKRVVAAAEEAAPVEAAAPVVEEVAAPAAPEESAPMEEAPAAAEPAAEEPAATEPAAEAAPEEAPAAEAEVAPEPAAEAAPAEDAPAAEAPAAAEEVAVAEAAPEEAPAAEAAAEAVVEAVAEVSAEATVEAVVEAVAEVAAEAPVEAAPEAAAEPAEEAPTESSGEAPVAEAPAAEAVAA